In Hirschia baltica ATCC 49814, the genomic stretch ATGTTTTTGCTTCAGCTGAAAGTTTATCATAGTCAAATGAGGCTTTCATTTCCGAATCTTTGGAACGCTTCCAGCTAAGAATGCTCTCTTCGTGCTCTTTTGAGAAGTCGTCGATTTTATCTTGACCGCTATCTCTGCCAAGGAATGTTTTTTGGATTGGACTGAACGCTAGCTCTTCTTCAAATTTTTGATCCAACCATTCATTCAAACGCTTTGATTCAAGTTCAACTTCTTCAGCTGTGAATGTGGTTTCTGATTTTGGTTCAGATTTGGTGGGTGTGTTGGGCTCACATGCTGCTAGCATTAGTATGGTCGCTAGAGCTGTTAGTGTTGTTTTGCTCATGGAAATTCCTCATCCCGAATTTTGTTGATAAATGATTTTTGGCAGCTCTTTTGCGATACAGCAAGGTGGCTTGAGCGCTCTGCGCATGAAATACGCCTAATTATAAATTAACTTAGATGATATTGAGGGTTTTTGATCATTATTTAGTCAAGAAATCTTTATCTTATGAATTTTGAGAATTTCTTTTGTGATAGAAGCGAGAGCTAGTTGTTTTTGCTGTGAGTTCGCCTGCGTAATGTCAAATTTCCAAGGATATTGCGGAGGTTATATATTGCAAATATTCGTCGAATGTTGAAGCTTTGTACTGTAAATTTTAAATTACCCGCAAATTTTATAATAATTATCAGTATATACTGGTCTATTATTCTGTTATATTGGGTGGTACGGAAGCTTGTCTGCGGTATTGGGATGGCTTCTTGAACTATAGCAGATGAAAGCAGTTAGCTTACATAGATGGGCAATTGCTGGCGTTCTGTCCGGAGGAACTCAATGTAATGTCAGTTAAAATTAATTTTCCAACCCCCTCGGCGAGACCCGGAGATATCCCGGATTTTTCAAATTATAAGTTTCCCGACCCAGGAGTTTTGTCAGTACCACCATTGGAGATGACCGCAGAAGAATCTCGAGAGTACGCAAATAGTCTTATTCGTGTTCTTGATAAGGAGGGGAATGCCGTTGGCCCGTGGTCAGATTATCTAGGTGAAGAGGGTCTTGAAGACGCGTTGCTTCAAGGTCTCCGCGATATGCTTCAGATGCGCGCGATAGATGCGCGAATGTTAAACGCCCAAAGGCAAGGTAAAACGACCTTTTATCTGCAATGTACAGGCGAAGAAGCAATTGGTTGTGCATTCCAGAAGCAACTGCACCCAGGTGACATGAATTTTCCTACATACCGGCAACAGTCATTATTGGTTGCCAGTGGTTATCCTTTAAAAAGTCTTTTTGGTCAGTATTATCAAAATGAAAATGACCCATTGAGCGGGCGTCAATTACCTACGCTACATTCAGCTAAAGACTATGGCTTTTTTACTATATCCGGAAACTTAGGTACCCAATACGTTCAAGCTGTTGGGTGGGCTATGGCAGCGGCTCTAACTGGTACTGACAATATCTCTGCAGCTTGGATAGGAGATGGTGCAACTGCCTCAAATGATTATCATTCTGCGATGGTGACGGCTGCGGTCTACAAGCCGCCAGTGATATTGAATGTGGTCAATAACCAATGGGCGATATCTAGTTTTTCAGGAATAGCAGGTGGCTCAGCATCAACTTTTGCGAGCCGTGGGGTAGGTTATGGAATACCGTCTATTCGTGTAGACGGAAATGACTTTCTAGCTGTTATGGCTGCTACAAAATGGGCAACAAAGCGCACGCGTGGTGGGTTTGGGCCAGTTGTAATCGAATGGGTGACTTACCGTGTGGCGGCGCACTCAACCTCAGATGATGCGTCCGCTTACAGACCCAAAGAGGAAGCTGAAGCTTGGCCCTTAGGTGATCCAGTTGAACGCTTAAAACAACATCTCATAAATCGTGGAAAATGGTCCGAAGCGCGGCATAAGCAAGGGGTAGCTGAAATCATGGATGAAGTTATTACCGCTCAAAAAGAAAGTGAAGCATTGGGGACTTTCCTAAATCCCCAATACCTATCTCCGTCAGCGATTTTTGAAGGCGTATATGAAGAAATGCCCGAGCATTTGAAACGTCAGCGTCAAGATATGGGGGCGTAGTGAAAATGGCTCAAATGACTATGATTGAAGCGGTACGATCTGCCATGGATGTTATGCTTGAAAAGGACCCCAAAGTTATCGTTATGGGGGAGGATGTTGGGTATTTTGGTGGTGTTTTTCGTTGCACAGCCGGATTACAAAAAAAATACGGTATCGAACGCGTATTCGATACGCCTATAAATGAAAGCGCTATTGTTGGGATGGGAGTTGGCATGGCCACGCAAGGCATGCGTCCATGCGTCGAAGTCCAATTTGCCGATTATATGTTTCCTGCTTATGATCAGATCACTCAGGAGGCTGCACGTATTCGTCATCGCTCCGCTGGTCAATTTACTTGCCCAATGGTTATTCGTATGCCGACCGGAGGTGGTATTTTTGGTGGACAGACGCATAGTCAAAGTCCAGAAGCACTCTTTACTCATGTCGCGGGTTTGAAAGTTGTACAACCTTCATCACCTCTTGATGCCAAAGGGCTTCTGATTGCAGCTATAGAAGATCCAGATCCCGTTATATTTCTTGAACCCAAACGAATTTATAACGGTCCTTTTGATGGCCATCACGACACTAAATCTGTTGGTTGGGCGGGGCATCCTTTAGGTGAGGTTCCAGAAGGTTATTATAAAACCCCATTAGCCAAAGCTTCAGTTTACCGTGAAGGTGAAGCGATAACGATCCTAGCCTATGGCACAATGGTGTATGTCGCCGAAGCTGCGGTTAAAGAGGCTGAAGTTGATGCGGAAATTATTGATTTACGCACTTTGTTGCCACTTGATTTAGAAACAATCGTGGCATCTGTGCAGAAGACGCGGCACTGCATGATTCTTCATGAAGGAACCCGAACATCTGGTTTTGGTGCCGAGCTTATCGCTGAAGTTCAGGAAGCCTGTTTCTACCATCTTGAAGCACCTATCAAGCGCGTAACTGGTTGGGATGCGCCTTACCCGCATGCGCAAGAATGGGATTATTTCCCAGGTCCTAAACGCGTCATCCGAGCAATTAAAGAAACTTTGGAGGCTTAAAATGAAAAATATAGCAATTAAACTTCCAGATGTTGGTGAAGGTGTCACTGAAGTTGAAATCGTAGAATGGCATGTAAAAGTTGGTGACGAAGTACGCGAAGATGATGTGTTGGCCGCTGTGCTTACCGATAAAGCAACTGTTGAAATTCCATCATTGTGTAGCGGTAAGATTGTTTGGCTTGCGACGGATGTAGGCGATGTACTGGCGGTTGGATCTGAACTTGTACATATTGAAACAAGTGATGATGTTAAAATTGAAGAAGCAAAAGAAACAGTAGCCAAACTTCAACCGGACAACGCTTCAAAAGAAGTCGATGTTTCCGAACAAAAGTTAGCACCTTCAACATCTCATAAACCTACTTCCAACCTAAGTGCACCTAGAAAAGAAGGGGAGGCACCATTAGCCTCTCCAGCAGTCCGGCATCGAGCGCTTCAAGGCGGAATTGATTTGCGTCAAGTGGTTGGTTCAGGCCCTGCTGGACGTATTACACATGAAGACCTCAACCGAGTGTATGCGAACCCAGTTGCGCAATCTAACGCTGGTGTGGGAAATGCAATGGTTGAGCAAGCGGGGCAAACTGACATTAAGATCACAGGATTGCGCAAAAAAATCTCAGAAAAGATGGCGCTCGCCAATGCTCGTATCCCTCACATTACAATTGTAGAGGAGGTTGATGTCACTTCAATTGAAGACTTGCGAGCAAAATTAAATGATGATCGAGGCGACAAACCAAAATTGACGGTTTTACCGTTCATAACGGCGGCTATTGTTAAAGCTATTCAAAAACAGCCAGAAATGAATGCTCATTATTATGACGATGAAGGCTTTGTGCGACGTTATGAGGGTGTTCATGCCGGTATTGCCACAATGACTGAGAATGGGCTGGTTGTGCCAGTCCTGCGCCATGCTGAAGCAAAATCTGTATGGGATATCGCCTCTGAATTAGTTCGGTTATCTGCTTCGGCAAGGGATGGTACGGCAAAGCGTGAAGAATTAATTGGTTCCACGATTACAATAACATCTCTTGGTCCATTAGGTGCGATTGCGACAACACCCATCATAAACCACCCCGAAGTTGCTATCGTTGGTGTAAACAAAATTGTTGTACGCCCACATTGGGATGGTGCTGAGTTTGTACCTCGTAAAATGATGAATATCTCATCCAGCTTTGATCACCGAATTATCGACGGCTGGGATGCGGCTGTTTTTGTACAACGCATTAAAACACTCTTGGAAACACCCGCACTAATTTTTATGGGGAACTAAGCCATGATTTCAAAAAAATGTAAGTTGCTAATCATTGGTGCAGGTCCTGGTGGTTATGTTTGTGCAATCCGAGCCGGACAGCTTGGGGTTGATACAATTATTGTCGAAGAATCTCATTTGGGCGGCACTTGTTTGAATGTTGGATGTATCCCTTCAAAAGCGATTATTCATGCTTCAAATGAATTTGAAAAAGCAAGGGAGAATGCCAAAGATAATCCTTTGGGCATTCGTGCTGATGCGCCAGAAATTGATTTTTCAAAAACAATTGATTGGAAAAATGGAATTGTAGATCGACTGACCCAAGGTGTTGCAGGACTTTTAAAAAAGGCGAAAGTCCAACACGTAAATGGGCGCGCAAATTTTATTGATGGAAAAACAGTAGATGTCACTACTGCGGGCGGCATTGTCCGCATATCTACTGAAAATGTTGTGATTGCTACAGGTTCTAAATCAATTGAATTACCCTCATTACCCTTTGGCGGTAAGATTTGCAGCTCCACTGAAGCATTAGAACTTCGCAAACCTCCCAAAAAGCTCATAATTATTGGAGGTGGATATATCGGCCTTGAGCTAGGAATGGCTTATGCAAAATTGGGGTCTAAAGTCACTATTGTCGAAGCCAGCGCAAATATACTGTCTATGTATGATGACGATCTTAGAAAACCTGTTGAGAAGCGTATGAAGGAGCTTGGTATAACGCTTCATTGTGAGGCCCAAGCACAAACTATGTCAGAAGATGGAAAAGCCTTGTTGGTATCCATAAAAGACAAAGAAGTTCGTATTCCGACAGATAAAGTATTCGTAACGGTAGGACGCAAACCCAATTTAACTGAGTTTGGCTTAGAAAAATTATCTCTTGTTATGAATGGTTCATTTTTAAAAATAAGCAATAAGTGCCTTACATCCATGCGAGATGTATACGCTATTGGCGATGTAACTGGTGAACCAATGTTAGCGCACCGCGCTATGGCGCAAGGTGAAATGGTTGCGGAAATAGTTTCAGGTAGCAAACGCGTTTGGGATAAGAGATGCATTCCTGCTGTTTGTTTTACTGATCCCGAAATCGTATCTGTTGGTATGAGTGCTACGGATGTAGTAAAAAATGGTATCGAAGTCGTAACGGGTAAATTTCCCTTCAGCGCATCAGGGCGGGCTATGTCTACTGAACGTGAAGATGGTTTTGTAACTGTGATTGCACGTAAGGATAATCATGAAGTTCTGGGTATTCAAGGGGTAGGTGCAGAGATTTCAGAGCTGTCAGGGGCTTTCACGCTCGCAATTGAGATGGCATCCACGTTGGAAGATTTGTCTATGGTTATACAGGCCCATCCGACACGTGCAGAAGCACTACAAGAATCTGCATTCAGTGCATTAGGGCGCTCATTGCACATGTAAGCCAATGAAAATCACTCTGTCATAACAAATTTCTGATATGGAAGAGTGATTGATTATTGTGAAAACTAGCGGCACTAATCTGAAACAAAAATAGTGCGAGGCTGGACATTATGAGAAGTGAACCCATTGGTGGTGGTGCAAAGAAGGTGCTCTACACTTTAGAGACTGTTCGGCGCATCGGTGTGGGTAAAGCGACCAAAGCACTTACCTCCAAAAACACATGTAAAGCATGCGCTTTTGGAATGGGTGGTCAATTGGGCGGAATGACCAATGAAGCGGGCGAATTTCCTTCTGTTTGCAATAAGAGTGTTCAAGCGCAGTCGACAGATATCCAACCAGCAATTCCAGATGAAATTTTTGAACACCCGATCTCTGAATTAAGAGAGCTACAGCCCAAAGATATTGAACGTTTAGGGCGCTTAAATACCCCCATATACAAAGCTAAAAGTGACCGGAAATACCGACCCATTGCATGGAATGAAGCAATCGCCCTTGCAGCTGACCGATTTAAAGCAACCGATCCCAAAAAGACTTTCTTTTATTCTTCTGGTCGATCATCCAATGAGGCGGCGTTTGTTTTTCAGCTATTAGCTCGGTTTTATGGGACAAATAATGTCAATAATTGCTCTTATTATTGCCATCAGGCAACAGGAGTTGGATTAGGGTCAACCATAGGAACTGGAACTGCTACTGTTGAGTTTGCAGACCTAAAACTTGCAGACACCATTTTTGTGATAGGTGCCAACCCTTCGTCTAACCATCCGCGTTTTATTCATCAATTAAAAGCTTGCCGAGAGCGCGGCGGGCAAGTCATCGTGATAAATCCAGCAAAAGAACCTGGACTCGTAAAATTTGCTGTTCCTAAGAGTCCAAAATCTTTGCTTTCTGGTGGTTCAGAAATCGCATCCGAGTATCTGCAACCAAATATTGGCCAAGACATCTGGCTATTCAAAGGAATAGCCAAAGGGGTGCTGGAAATTAATGCCCAGAATGAAAGTTTCATAGAGAAATACACTTCCGGATTTTCGAATTTCTATGAAGATATCGTATCGGTATCATGGAATGATATCGAGCTGAGAACAGGCGTTTCAAAATCAGATATAATCCGCATTTCGAAAACATACGCTTCCTCGGAGAATACGGTGTTTTCTTGGGGGATGGGGATGACCCATCATCTGCACGGGTCTGATAATGTTGAATATATCGCCAATCTTGCCTTACTAAGAGGAATGATCGGCAGAAGAGGCGCAGGCCTGCTGCCGCTTAGAGGGCATTCAAATGTTCAAGGAGTTGGCACTATCGGTGTTAAACCTGTTCTTGCTGAAGATGTCATTGCAAAAATAGAGGATTATTTTGGTATAATACTTCCAGACGAAACTGGCATGGATACTATGGCTTGTATGAAAGCCGCAGCATCAGGAGAGATTGATGCTGCCGTTCTAATGGGTGGAAATTTATATGCCGCAAACCCAAATTCTTCTTGGTCTGAAAGTTCCCTCAACTCAATTGGATTTAAATTATGTTTGACCACCACATTGAATCAAAGCCACTTAATTGGCGTTGAAGACAGCGAGATGCTCATACTGCCAGTAACGGCACGAGACGAGGAATGGGAACCAACTACACAGGAGTCCATGTTTAATTACGTCCGAATGAGCGATGGAGGTATAAATAGGCTAGATAATGTAAGACCTGAGACAGTTATTCTAGCTGATCTTGCTGAAAAATTACTACCGGATTTGCCGGTGAATTTCCAAATTTTCAAAAAACATAATTCTGTTCGTGCCGCTATCGCTGAAATTGTTCCGGGAATGGAGAACCTTAAGGATATTGATGAGGCGAAGCGAGAGTTTCATATTTCAAATCGTCTACTTCATGAACCCGTTTTTAACAAACCTGATGGATTGGCGCAATTTGTCGTTAATTCTCAAAATCCACCATTAAAGAAAACAGGGTGTTTCACTCTATCCACTATTCGTAGTGAGGGACAATTTAACTCTATTATCTATGAAGAAAAAGATTCATATCGAGGAACCGACTCTCGTTGGTCCGTACTGATGAATAAGGAAGATATTGTTGAACTCGGCGCGCAAAATGGTGCGAAGGTAAATCTAAGAAGCTCTGAAGGTGAGATGCTGTCAGTGAGTGTTGTTGAATTTAACATTCCTAGAGGCAATGTTATGGCCTATTATCCAGAAGCAAATATTTTAACGTCGACAAATGTTGACCCTAGAAGCAAGACACCAGCCTTTAAGTCCGTTTCAGTGGAAATCTATGTAAACTAATCTAGATCGGCGGAAAAGCGATTTAAAGCAGTAATATGTATCATAGGGATGTTGGGTAAATGACCATCATAAATTTCAGATTTTAGAAACTCGAGTTCTGCTTCTTTATCTTTGGCTGCAATGTCAGCGTACCATGATTTAGGTTTTCCATTCTCACCACTTTCCCAACGATATCCTCTGTTTTTTAGAATGTCTTTTTTAGCAAAATTGGTGTTAGTTGCCCAAATACGCCATCTTTCTTCACGAGCACTCGTTAGAAGGTGAGCCATAGCTCTGTCACCAGATGTTTTTAGCCGCTGTGCAAGCAATTTAATCGTCGCCCAACAGTCAATATCAGCCCGGTGAGCTTTATAATAGAAACCGTGCTCCATAGCTAGAAATGAGAGTTTTGGAGATTCGTAACCTTCCTCTTTCCAGTCAATATCGACCAGAGAACATGCCCAAGGTTTTGCTTTGAAAGCAGGTGTTAAACGTTCAGCAAAAGGGCGATCAAAAGCAGCATTGTGTGCGATTATAAGGTCAGATTCTTTGATCAATTGTTCGACAGCAGGAATATCTATTTTTTGACCTGCTACCATTTCATTTGTGATACCGGTAAGCTTGGTGATTTCTTCAGAAATAGGTGATTTTGGTTGTTGAAATTGATCTAGCGCCTTTCCAAAAGTCACCAGTTTTCCTTCGGTAGAATATTCGAAAGGAACGAGTGCAATTTCAATAAGTTCAGCCTCGCGATAATCTAGACCGGTAGTTTCTGTATCAATCAACAGGCCTCGCTTGAAAGGGGCACCAATAAAATTCATAGGAAGTGGTGGGACGAGTCTTTTCAATACGCGATAGTCACCTGATTGCTCAAGTTCATTCGCTAAATCACGCAAGTTTGCGTTGCCTGACATAAATTTGACCTCGAATTATAAAGTCCGAACAACAATAAGGACGTATACTAGAGGGATTCGGTCAACAGAAGAAAAGATAGTATCCGTGCGCGCCGTCTGTATCTATTAAAAAGATTTATCCAGCTTAAGAGATAATGCCTCGTTAGCCTGGTACAGAGAATTATTCTTAACGTCATAAAACTTATACAGAAGCACTTTATGCAGTGGCTTCATGAGCAATAATTCACCTAAATACCGTAGCATTTTTATCTCGGATATTCATCTGGGATCGGAAGGTTGTCAGGCTGAGGCGCTGTGTGAATTTCTAAAGTCAAACACATGTGAAAAATTATATCTGGTTGGAGATATTATTGACGGTTGGCGCCTACGAAAAAAATGGTTTTGGCCGCAGTCACACACCAATGTCATTCGGCGGATATTGACCGCGTCTAAGAGAGATACAGAAGTCGTCTACATCGTTGGAAACCATGATGAATTTCTTCGAGCCTTTCTTGGTTTTGGCATGAGCTTTGGTCACATCGATGTGAAAAATAGAATTACCCATCAAGGCGTTGACGGTAAAAAATACCTTGTGGTTCATGGTGATATGTTTGATGGGATGATGCGGTCTGATAGAAAATGGATAATGTTTCTAGGGGACAATGCTTATAACTTCATGCTGGCAATGAATACGAAACTCAATCAGGTGCGCCGCCACTTTGGTTTGCCATATTGGTCGCTGTCTAACGAATTGAAAAAGCGAACAAAAAAAGCTCTAAACTATATCCATAGCTTTGAAGGACATGTCGCAGATTATTGCAAACGCAAAGGGTTTGACGGCGCTATTTGCGGGCATATTCATGTCGCTGAAATGCGAGAAATTGACGGCATTGCATACATGAATGATGGCGATTGGGTGGAAAGCTGTACTGCGCTAGTTGAGCATTTTGACGGTCGCTGGGAGCTGGTAGAACAAAAACCGGAATTTATGCGAAATGATCTCAAGAAGACAGAAAGTCTTTCGCCGCAGCCCTTAAAAGAGGTGGCGGGCTAGGGTATTTTGGGATGATTTAGATACAAATTTGTTTCTATATATTGGTGTTTTTGTTCCACGTCTCTGCGCTTTTATTGTGGATTGACTGCCGAAACACTGTGCATATTTGGTGATTAAGGATTTCGACAAATCGAATCTAACTTTCAATGAGCCATCTCGTATCATTTTGTGAGCGTGATATTGGGAAAATCAAGCGTCAATGAAAACAAGCGGAGTGGGTCAGTCACTCCATCGAGCAAGATCTGTTGTATCTCTATTTGTCGGTTCTATCCAACGGCGACCAAAAGCACCTTCTTCTCGTTTCCAAAACACAGCTTCGGATTTAAGCCGGTCCATAATGTAATCCGCAGCCTGAAACGCTTCACGTCTGTGGTCGCTTGAAACAGCGACAAAAACAATTGTTTCATTGGGGGCTATGCTGCCGTGTCGGTGGACAACTTGGCAATGTTTGACATCAAATCGCTCGTTTGCACTGTGAGTGATCTTCTGCATAGATTTAAGTGTCATGCTTGGGTGGGCTTGTAAAACAAGAAAGTCGAGCGGTTCGCCTTGCTTTGTCGTCGGCCTGGCAATTCCTTTAAAGCTGACTACAGCTCCGCAGTCTTGAGTGCGCTCCCAAAGTTCAAGCTCTTCAGCTTGGCAATCAATAGAATTTGACGTCAACTTTACAACATTACTCATAGATTAGCCGCCTGAAAAAGGGCTAAGGAATGCAATTGTGTCGATCGGTTTCACCATATCCGTCTCCGCAACTAATTCATCATTCACTGATACACGTATAGTAAGGTCATTTAACTCAGGACATTCATGAATGGTGCTTAATTGTGAGCGTAATTGACCTACATTTAAAGAGCTATCTGAAAATTTGTATGTAATCTGACTGCCTATGACATCTGATATTTTTCCAAAAAATAATATAGTCGTCATTCGTCTTCCTATGCTCTGATTAAAGATATTAACATACGCTTGGGGTGCTATTGTCAGTGTCTGTCGATTTCGTCGAGATGTATATTTGCTACATTTCTCTGTAAAAAACAAAAATGTTTATCTGATCTCGCTAAATCACCAATTAGCTTGGTGTCTAATTGAAGTAATGTCTTGTAATACATCAAAAACAAGCGTTATAATATAACATCTAAATTCTGTTGATTGTAGGTTTATGGCATCTGTGTTCCGATTTTGGGTAATGCTGGTAACTGTGTTTGTCTTTGTGCAAACGGCAGGTGTCGCGCATGAGGCAAAATACGGGGACCACTCACACAGTCATGATGGCGTGCTCTGTGATATCGGGACTTATTCATCTCAAGAAATAGTGATCGATCCACCTGTCGCTGTAGTTCACAAGGTAAAAACAGTACTTCAAATAAACGCGCCGATAACAACAGAGAATTTGTCCTGGCTCTGGCCACCTGAACGCGCGCCGCCGGCGCGAGGGCCGCCCCAATCTATTCTGACCTAATTGCGTTTTGCCAATTGATGGCAAAGTTGTTTGTCAAAATAGAGAATATCACAAAATGAATTTAAGAATGAAAAGACCATTATGGGCTGCTATGCTCATGGTGTCGGTATGCCCGCACGCTTTGGCTCAAGAGGACACCTCAAGACAAGAAGTAATAATTGTATCCGGCCCTGGACCAAGCAGAGCAGCAAGTGAGCTGATTGGCAATGCAACATCGCTTGATCGTGCAGAC encodes the following:
- a CDS encoding dihydrolipoamide acetyltransferase family protein — its product is MKNIAIKLPDVGEGVTEVEIVEWHVKVGDEVREDDVLAAVLTDKATVEIPSLCSGKIVWLATDVGDVLAVGSELVHIETSDDVKIEEAKETVAKLQPDNASKEVDVSEQKLAPSTSHKPTSNLSAPRKEGEAPLASPAVRHRALQGGIDLRQVVGSGPAGRITHEDLNRVYANPVAQSNAGVGNAMVEQAGQTDIKITGLRKKISEKMALANARIPHITIVEEVDVTSIEDLRAKLNDDRGDKPKLTVLPFITAAIVKAIQKQPEMNAHYYDDEGFVRRYEGVHAGIATMTENGLVVPVLRHAEAKSVWDIASELVRLSASARDGTAKREELIGSTITITSLGPLGAIATTPIINHPEVAIVGVNKIVVRPHWDGAEFVPRKMMNISSSFDHRIIDGWDAAVFVQRIKTLLETPALIFMGN
- a CDS encoding MoaD/ThiS family protein, whose amino-acid sequence is MTTILFFGKISDVIGSQITYKFSDSSLNVGQLRSQLSTIHECPELNDLTIRVSVNDELVAETDMVKPIDTIAFLSPFSGG
- a CDS encoding FdhF/YdeP family oxidoreductase, whose product is MRSEPIGGGAKKVLYTLETVRRIGVGKATKALTSKNTCKACAFGMGGQLGGMTNEAGEFPSVCNKSVQAQSTDIQPAIPDEIFEHPISELRELQPKDIERLGRLNTPIYKAKSDRKYRPIAWNEAIALAADRFKATDPKKTFFYSSGRSSNEAAFVFQLLARFYGTNNVNNCSYYCHQATGVGLGSTIGTGTATVEFADLKLADTIFVIGANPSSNHPRFIHQLKACRERGGQVIVINPAKEPGLVKFAVPKSPKSLLSGGSEIASEYLQPNIGQDIWLFKGIAKGVLEINAQNESFIEKYTSGFSNFYEDIVSVSWNDIELRTGVSKSDIIRISKTYASSENTVFSWGMGMTHHLHGSDNVEYIANLALLRGMIGRRGAGLLPLRGHSNVQGVGTIGVKPVLAEDVIAKIEDYFGIILPDETGMDTMACMKAAASGEIDAAVLMGGNLYAANPNSSWSESSLNSIGFKLCLTTTLNQSHLIGVEDSEMLILPVTARDEEWEPTTQESMFNYVRMSDGGINRLDNVRPETVILADLAEKLLPDLPVNFQIFKKHNSVRAAIAEIVPGMENLKDIDEAKREFHISNRLLHEPVFNKPDGLAQFVVNSQNPPLKKTGCFTLSTIRSEGQFNSIIYEEKDSYRGTDSRWSVLMNKEDIVELGAQNGAKVNLRSSEGEMLSVSVVEFNIPRGNVMAYYPEANILTSTNVDPRSKTPAFKSVSVEIYVN
- a CDS encoding molybdenum cofactor biosynthesis protein MoaE: MSNVVKLTSNSIDCQAEELELWERTQDCGAVVSFKGIARPTTKQGEPLDFLVLQAHPSMTLKSMQKITHSANERFDVKHCQVVHRHGSIAPNETIVFVAVSSDHRREAFQAADYIMDRLKSEAVFWKREEGAFGRRWIEPTNRDTTDLARWSD
- a CDS encoding thiamine pyrophosphate-dependent enzyme, which produces MSVKINFPTPSARPGDIPDFSNYKFPDPGVLSVPPLEMTAEESREYANSLIRVLDKEGNAVGPWSDYLGEEGLEDALLQGLRDMLQMRAIDARMLNAQRQGKTTFYLQCTGEEAIGCAFQKQLHPGDMNFPTYRQQSLLVASGYPLKSLFGQYYQNENDPLSGRQLPTLHSAKDYGFFTISGNLGTQYVQAVGWAMAAALTGTDNISAAWIGDGATASNDYHSAMVTAAVYKPPVILNVVNNQWAISSFSGIAGGSASTFASRGVGYGIPSIRVDGNDFLAVMAATKWATKRTRGGFGPVVIEWVTYRVAAHSTSDDASAYRPKEEAEAWPLGDPVERLKQHLINRGKWSEARHKQGVAEIMDEVITAQKESEALGTFLNPQYLSPSAIFEGVYEEMPEHLKRQRQDMGA
- a CDS encoding UDP-2,3-diacylglucosamine diphosphatase, translated to MSNNSPKYRSIFISDIHLGSEGCQAEALCEFLKSNTCEKLYLVGDIIDGWRLRKKWFWPQSHTNVIRRILTASKRDTEVVYIVGNHDEFLRAFLGFGMSFGHIDVKNRITHQGVDGKKYLVVHGDMFDGMMRSDRKWIMFLGDNAYNFMLAMNTKLNQVRRHFGLPYWSLSNELKKRTKKALNYIHSFEGHVADYCKRKGFDGAICGHIHVAEMREIDGIAYMNDGDWVESCTALVEHFDGRWELVEQKPEFMRNDLKKTESLSPQPLKEVAG
- the lpdA gene encoding dihydrolipoyl dehydrogenase, whose protein sequence is MISKKCKLLIIGAGPGGYVCAIRAGQLGVDTIIVEESHLGGTCLNVGCIPSKAIIHASNEFEKARENAKDNPLGIRADAPEIDFSKTIDWKNGIVDRLTQGVAGLLKKAKVQHVNGRANFIDGKTVDVTTAGGIVRISTENVVIATGSKSIELPSLPFGGKICSSTEALELRKPPKKLIIIGGGYIGLELGMAYAKLGSKVTIVEASANILSMYDDDLRKPVEKRMKELGITLHCEAQAQTMSEDGKALLVSIKDKEVRIPTDKVFVTVGRKPNLTEFGLEKLSLVMNGSFLKISNKCLTSMRDVYAIGDVTGEPMLAHRAMAQGEMVAEIVSGSKRVWDKRCIPAVCFTDPEIVSVGMSATDVVKNGIEVVTGKFPFSASGRAMSTEREDGFVTVIARKDNHEVLGIQGVGAEISELSGAFTLAIEMASTLEDLSMVIQAHPTRAEALQESAFSALGRSLHM
- a CDS encoding alpha-ketoacid dehydrogenase subunit beta yields the protein MAQMTMIEAVRSAMDVMLEKDPKVIVMGEDVGYFGGVFRCTAGLQKKYGIERVFDTPINESAIVGMGVGMATQGMRPCVEVQFADYMFPAYDQITQEAARIRHRSAGQFTCPMVIRMPTGGGIFGGQTHSQSPEALFTHVAGLKVVQPSSPLDAKGLLIAAIEDPDPVIFLEPKRIYNGPFDGHHDTKSVGWAGHPLGEVPEGYYKTPLAKASVYREGEAITILAYGTMVYVAEAAVKEAEVDAEIIDLRTLLPLDLETIVASVQKTRHCMILHEGTRTSGFGAELIAEVQEACFYHLEAPIKRVTGWDAPYPHAQEWDYFPGPKRVIRAIKETLEA
- a CDS encoding 3'-5' exonuclease, with product MSGNANLRDLANELEQSGDYRVLKRLVPPLPMNFIGAPFKRGLLIDTETTGLDYREAELIEIALVPFEYSTEGKLVTFGKALDQFQQPKSPISEEITKLTGITNEMVAGQKIDIPAVEQLIKESDLIIAHNAAFDRPFAERLTPAFKAKPWACSLVDIDWKEEGYESPKLSFLAMEHGFYYKAHRADIDCWATIKLLAQRLKTSGDRAMAHLLTSAREERWRIWATNTNFAKKDILKNRGYRWESGENGKPKSWYADIAAKDKEAELEFLKSEIYDGHLPNIPMIHITALNRFSADLD